From the Candoia aspera isolate rCanAsp1 chromosome 3, rCanAsp1.hap2, whole genome shotgun sequence genome, the window TTAAAGCTTGGCACAATCTACATGAACACACAGcctgggaaggaagggaaggcttTCAGTGATTTCAGAGGGAACCAGAAACAACACAGTCCCGAACATCTTTGCTCGGATGTAAGCTCCACCGATTTCCAAGAGTCAGTGTTTAAAGGGCCTGCCCTTGCGAAGACGTGTGGAGGACGGCAAAGTTAAACAACCAGACTCCACAGCCACTCCAAAGGACCGATTAGTAGGGGCCTGGGTCGGGACCAGTCTTGATTTATTAACTCCTGGCGTTTGTATCTTTCCCTCCCTACGTGTGTGCACCCATtccgcctctctctctctctctctctccctccctccctctctctctttctcctctttctccctgTTGTCAAACGGGATCTCGCAGGCCGCTCTCCAGCCTCTCCTACCCAGCTTTACTCGGAAGAACAGCGTTCAAGTGAACGAGAACGGCATCCGACCCCATTCAGCTCCAGGGGGTGCTTTAAAACTGCAGCCATCCCGTTTAAACTTTGCCTCGGTCATTCAGCCTCGCCTGAAGACGAGGCTGAGGAGCTTGGCACTGTCGCCGGGGAGTTAAAAAACACCAGGTGCTCCGAACGGCAGCTCTGAATGGAGTTGCACAAGTTGCTGGCACCTTTTCACTCTGGGATGCGACTGTGGGTGCGAGGAAAAGTGGGAGAATTACATCTAATAAACTTCATAGCTCTGGATCGCTAGTGTGGAGAAGTTCCTGGATGCGACGACCCTGCTGTTGCTAAGGGTAGTTGGTGAACTAAGATTTGGATCCAGGGTTAACGAGGTAACTAACGAAATTCGAGATTGATCTTGGAAATCCCAAGATGCCTTGAGGCTAGACTGCAGATGTGCATTCTCTCCTTAACCCAGTTGTACTTTCCCCCCGAACAATCGGTCTATTCCTCTCGCCCCATCCCCCTAGAAAGCTTTTGCTTTCTTACACCAAAGCTGGTGTTTTCTCTGAAAACATCTGTTCTAGAGAAGGACCTTCGCGGCTTGCTATCTGACAGTTAGACTTAACTTGAGCTGGCGGAGGAATTTTgtgtctctctttccctcttcaaCACTCAGGAGAAATTTAGTGGTTTGGGATTTTTTTACACCTACCCTAAATTTCACTTTCAAGAGTGAGAAACAATGCAATTTCCcgtggcacacacacaccctcagccCAATGAAGCCAATCACCCGTACACAGTATAAAGACTCTAGATCAAATAGGAAACGGCAACATATACGAATCTAACGTTCCCATCCAGGGTCCCGATCTGGCTGAGATTCTGAGCACCAGTAAGTTTGCTTAGGATCGCAGCCAGATTCTCTCAGATTTCTTCCTCACACCCCCGCCCCCACCGCGCCAGGACTCGCTTTCAGAAGCGATtcacttccttctctctttccctttcaaGAATGTCATGTCTCCAATCTATACACGTGAGTATACAAACACCCACAACTGCCGAATGGCGTCCTTCTACTTGAAGTACATCCTATTTAGCTGACTCCGGCTGCCAAGTCAGTATGCAAAGAATCTCCTACAAACAACAGATTATGATCTATGAACTTCAAACTAAGCGTTTCTAAACAGGATTGGAACACCTATAAACTATTAGGTGACCCTTTAAGTAGGAAGGAGTGGGATTTACTAACGCGACTGTCCTGCCTGCAagtaggggaagggaagggaaggctgtCCTCCCCGGCTCCAGAGGGTGAAACTGACCCCACGGGGTTGTTCCCCTCGGGTGCTTAGGGGGCAACGCAATATTGCCTCGCGGTAAATTTTCCACTGAATCCTTTCAATCCAGCGGGCTTAGCCTCGGGCCTCCAAAGTATGTGATTTGGCTTCGGCCCAAGCACTCTTGAGACCCGAACCTGGCCCTGGAAAACCTTTGGGGGTTTTCTTTACAGATTCCCAGGAAAGTGGCCTCAGCCCTTGAAAAGGAAGCAACTCGCTTCGAGGCGGAGAGAGGTTGGGAAAGAGGAAAGGACCCGACGGGGCGGCTGCGGTACCTGAGAGGTCTTCCCTGCCGTTTTGGTGCAGGTAGCTCTGCTCCAGCGAATAGGAGGCCACTCCCGAGTGGATGCCCgcaggggcggcggcggcgggcggtgGCGGCGGCTGCAGGGCCTGCTGCTTGAGATAGGGCGAGGCCGCAGAGGCAGTCCAGTGTCCGGCAGGGCTGCCGTAGGGCGAGTGGCACTCGATGGCGCTGGCCATAGCTGGCGAGGAAGGCACCGGGCTACTGCTGCTGTCCGGCCCGTAGTCGGGACCGTTGGACGGGACCGGGCAACTGGCCATATACGTGGAGCCTGGGTTAGGCGACATGTGCGGGACGTGGTGGGCTTCGTAGGCAGCGCCGGCCTGCATCACGTCCAGGGGGTTGTAGCTGCTGGGGTGGCAGCCCAGGGGCGCGGCAGGGGGCGCCTGGAAGTCGAAACCCTGCGGGAGGAAGCTCAGCCCGTTGACCATACGGTGGTACATGGTGGGCTTGAGCGCCTGGCACTTCCTTCGGAAGCCCCGCGGGCGGCGTCGGAAGGAGCCTTCCTCGAACATGAACTCGCTGGCCGGGTCGATGGTCCAGTAGTGGCCCTTGCCCGGCCGGCCCAGCCCTTTGGGAAGCTTGATGAAGCACTCGTTGAGGGAGAGGTTGTGCCGCACCGAGTTCTTCCAGCCCTGGTAGGCGCCGCGGAAGAAGGGGAAGCGGGCCTGCAGGAACTGGTAGATCTCGCTCAGCGTCAGCCGCTTGGAAGGCGAGCTCTGGATGGCCATAACGATCAGCGCGATGTACGAATAGGGCGGCTTCTCCGGGCGTCGCAGTCCCGAGCTGGCCTTCTTGGTCTTGGATGGCGCAGACGCGGAAGCGCAGCCGCCGGTGCTGTTGCCGCCGCCCCCGGGGGTGGTAGAGGTGCTGCTGCCGGTGCTGGACGTCTCCAGGGCGGAGggaggcagcggcggcggcggctggctCATCAAGGCCGGGCTGCGAGGCACTGGGCCCCCGATCTCGGAGCTCATGGAAGCTGCTCCTCCTGGGCCACCTCCTCAGCGGTCTGGCAGTGGCGCCCTGAgcatctctccctcctcccttgcGCAAGCTTTTCTCCCGCTCCCGGTCTCGCTCTCGCTCGCTCTTTCACACAAGCAcagctccccttccctccctcctcctccctctccctctcccgcctgaccccctccttttccttttccttctccacctcctcctcctcctcctcctcttcctcttcccccagcTCAGGAGCCTTCAGTTCTCCCGGGCTCCGCTCTCTGCCCCCTGCCTGGTGGCCTCCTGAAGCCTTTAAAGAAGAGGAAATCCATCAAACCCCCGCGCCGCTTTTGCGTTAAGGCAGCGCAGCCAAACAAAATCCGTGGAGGGCTATCGGGACTGTcgtctggggggcggggggcaggaggaaaggaaagggagagaagtcccttccccttcccctccccttccccttcttctcctgcTCCGCTGAATCTATCCCACAACTCAGGccgagagaagaggagaggagagcccTAGGGCGGGCGGGCGGTCTCCCGCTCCGCTCCAGCTGGCTTCTGTCCACCCCCGCCTCCAGGCCTGCGGGCTCCCCGCGGAGGCTCCAGATCCCTCTGGCTGCCATCTTCTGTACACGCAATTATGCCATCCATCAACTTGCCCTTAGACAGTTGCTGAGTCTCCTAGCCACACGCCCAGCATCAGGCTCCCAAGGTAATgtgttttcccttctcctttcctttcgcTTGGCATGAGGAGTACCAGCGGTTTGCCTAGCCCGGAGGACGGTTTGTGGGATTTACTTGTTCGGCAGCAGACTCCCTGGGGCTGAATTCGCTTTCCCAAGCGGGAGAGTTTCTGCTCCGTTGGAGAATGTCACCCTGTCCCCACGCCGGTCAGCAGCGCCTTTTCAGGGGGTAGGAAGATGCACTCTAGCTGGAGAGGAAGGCTCCCGACAATCGGTGGCGCTTCTTCCCACTCTAGATCCTTAGCAATAAACCCCCTGCTTCTGGACTTGGGTCCGGGCTAGCCCACTTCAGAAGCCAAGTGGTGGTAGCCGCCCTTGAGTTTCAGCCGGGGGCGGGTTTGCAGATGCATAGCCCTATCCTGGCGTACTGGTATCCCTAGGTGGAAGGCAGAAATCATCTTTCGTCCTGGGCACAAATGGCCTCGGGCATGAGGGTCCACTTGCAGCGACAGAAATGCCTGTTCTTTCCTGCAGGTGCACCTGAGCATCTGGAGAGGTGATTCCGGAGAGTCAAAGCAGTGGGTCTATTCGGAGGGCAGGCGAGCAATTCATCTGTTGAGGAAAGTTGGAAAAGTGGAGCTCTTTTTGCTACAGCTCCCGCATTATCTTTTCTTTCAAGGCAAGAAACTATGGACTACCCGTTTCCCGTTTCTGCACACCGTTTATTTCCCAAACCACTTTTCAAAGgccatgcacacatgcacacgtaTGTACACAGGCTTCAGTCACTTTGGGACAAACCCTGGGAAGTCAAGACTGCTATTCCAATTCTACAGATAAAAAACTGAGGATTTCTAGTCATTTCTCTAGTGGAAAGGTCATTTCAATCTCTTCCTGAGTCCTTCATGCCTTTCCTGTTTTTGATCCTCTTGCACAAAGCTGTTACTAGAAATGGAGATCCAGTCGTTCTGTGGTTCGCACTGGAAATATTTGTAAGGGCATTCCACAAATTATGATTTTCTGTTGAAGACTCATTAGAAAAGGTTCCAGGGCATTTCATTTTACTGATTCTGATATGCCCTGAGTTCCACTTTACAAACACAAGGCAGTCTGAAGCACCCAGATCAGGATTCCCTCATGTAATGAATCCAAGGTTGGATTTGGACTTTGAAACTTCATGTCTCCCACCTTCAAACCAAATTCTCTCTGGTTTGATGGCAAAGCCAAACCAAGGCTATCCAATTTAGGCCTCGAACCTGAAGAATTAGATCCTAGCACTCTGAGCAATCCATGCCTGGCCTACCAGCCCTAGAACTCAGGTTCGTGTAGTGACGGTAGTCTTTGCTTATTTCGTCCACTTGTTAGCTGAATCAATCGCCGAAGCAACTGTAGGCGGCGACTGGACTGGGCATTAACCCAGGACAGCGGAGAGCCGGGCTCCtatcagccttggcaacttgctggatgacctggggccagtcattctctccgaCAGGGATGTATGTTGTGCAGAGGATACAACCGTTCTCCAGGTAAGCCTGCTACCTGGGAAAGAGCCAAGATAGAAATCTAACCAACCAATACTCCCAGGGTCAGGGAATTCCCAGGTGCTCCTCTGTTCAGAACGGGACGGAGGGCTCAGAAAAGGAGCTGGCTCCCCTCTTGACCAGCCTCCCGAGTGGAGAGGAGCTGCCAATCCACTCTTCGAGCCAGGGTGCAGGGATCCCTCAGATCCCCCGCGCCTGCACACGCGTAATCTGAAGCAGCTGAGGCCAGAGGGCTCTCTGGGTGAGCCTTAAGCTGGTGGTGCTGCTCCGAGCTGCTCTGGGGGCGCGGGaaagggggcggggaggggaggggaggggag encodes:
- the FOXF2 gene encoding forkhead box protein F2, which translates into the protein MSSEIGGPVPRSPALMSQPPPPLPPSALETSSTGSSTSTTPGGGGNSTGGCASASAPSKTKKASSGLRRPEKPPYSYIALIVMAIQSSPSKRLTLSEIYQFLQARFPFFRGAYQGWKNSVRHNLSLNECFIKLPKGLGRPGKGHYWTIDPASEFMFEEGSFRRRPRGFRRKCQALKPTMYHRMVNGLSFLPQGFDFQAPPAAPLGCHPSSYNPLDVMQAGAAYEAHHVPHMSPNPGSTYMASCPVPSNGPDYGPDSSSSPVPSSPAMASAIECHSPYGSPAGHWTASAASPYLKQQALQPPPPPAAAAPAGIHSGVASYSLEQSYLHQNGREDLSVGLPRYQHHPSPVYDRKDFVLNFNGISSYHPSASSSYYHHHHHHHHQSVCQDIKPCVM